A single region of the Salmo salar chromosome ssa16, Ssal_v3.1, whole genome shotgun sequence genome encodes:
- the wash1 gene encoding WASH complex subunit 1 isoform X1 has product MTTDVKPHRRKNSQRPCTHCMLSVVRMSVKQCLEGQVYSVPLIQSDLRREEAVHQIADALLYLETISTDIFTRVSESVERNRCQLQSVTDRIRLAQARVDKIKGSKKATKVFSSAKYPAPDRLQDYSSIFSGATDPASQTRPRYHIQAKLRPLDDKALQEKLCYYPVCVSSKKRSEDETEEGLGGLPRNISSVSSLLLFNTTENLYKKYVFLDPLAGAVTKTHTTLETEKEEKPFDAPLSITKREQLERQTAESYFYVPDLGQVPEIDVPSYLPDLPGIADDLSYSQDLGPGIAPSGPTHTFPELPTFTGEDMSGSQFQVAVPPPPPPPPPEPTHTPAPPPGLPPPPPPPPPPPPPPPADSPADPNRTRSTAPVAGAPSEVVESNSRASLLESIRNAGGIGKAKLRNIKERKMEKKKQKEQEQVVAAASGGDFMSDLFNKLAMRRKGISGKGPGGGDSGEGPAGSGSAFARMSDVIPPLPAPHQPTAEDEDDWEA; this is encoded by the exons AGCGGCCGTGTACACACTGTATGCTGTCAGTGGTCAG gatgagTGTGAAGCAGTGTCTCGAGGGTCAGGTGTACTCGGTGCCTCTGATCCAGTCAGACCTGAGGAGGGAGGAGGCTGTTCACCAGATAGCAGATGCCCTGCTCTACCTAGAGACCATCTCTACTGACATCtttaccag ggtatcTGAGAGTGTAGAGCGGAATCGCTGTCAGCTGCAGAGTGTGACAGATCGGATCAGGCTGGCCCAGGCCCGCGTCGACAAGATCAAAGGCAGCAAGAAGGCCACCAAG GTGTTCTCCAGTGCTAAGTATCCAGCTCCAGATCGTCTCCAGGATTACTCCTCCATCTTCAGTGGAGCCACAGACCCCGCCTCCCAAACACGCCCCCGATACCACATACAGGCCAAACTACGACCCCTTGATGACAAGGCCctgcag GAGAAGTTGTGTTATTACCCGGTGTGTGTGAGCAGTAAGAAGCGTTCGGAGGATGAGACCGAGGAGGGCCTGGGCGGTCTGCCTCGAAACATCTCCTCTGTCAGCTCCCTGCTGCTGTTTAATACTACAGAGAACct gtataAGAAGTATGTGTTCCTGGACCCCCTGGCGGGGGCGGTGACTAaaacacacaccaccctggagacagagaaggaagagaaaccATTTGACGCTCCGCTATCCATAACCAAGAGAGAACAGCtggagagacag ACAGCAGAGAGTTACTTCTATGTTCCAGACCTGGGTCAGGTCCCAGAGATAGATGTCCCCTCCTACCTACCAGACTTGCCAGGCATCGCTGACGACTTGTCCTACAGTCAAGACCTGGGGCCAGGCATCGCACCCTCTGGACCAACACACACCTTCCCTGAACTACCGACCTTCACTGGGGAGGACATGTCTG GTTCTCAGTTCCAAGTTGCAGTCCCAcctcctccgcctcctccccCACCAGAGcccacacacacccccgcccctccccctggtctcccccctcccccacctcctcccccacctcctcccccacctccaccTGCAGACAGCCCTGCCGACCCCAACCGCACTCGGAGcacag CTCCTGTAGCGGGGGCTCCCAGTGAGGTGGTTGAATCAAACAGCCGGGCCAGTCTACTAGAGTCCATCCGCAACGCTGGAGGCATCGGCAAGGCCAAACTACGCAACATCAAAGAACGCAAGATGGAAAAGAAGAAACAGAAGGAACAGGAACAAG tggtaGCAGCAGCCAGTGGAGGAGACTTCATGTCAGATCTTTTCAATAAGTTGGCCATGCGAAGGAAAG GTATCTCTGGTAAGGGTCCTGGAGGCGGGGACTCTGGGGAGGGCCCAGCTGGTTCTGGCAGCGCATTCGCTAGGATGTCCGATGTAATCCCGCCTCTTCCTGCCCCCCATCAGCCAACCGCTGAAGATGAGGACGACTGGGAGGCCTAA
- the wash1 gene encoding WASH complex subunit 1 isoform X2 gives MRSSLVMSVKQCLEGQVYSVPLIQSDLRREEAVHQIADALLYLETISTDIFTRVSESVERNRCQLQSVTDRIRLAQARVDKIKGSKKATKVFSSAKYPAPDRLQDYSSIFSGATDPASQTRPRYHIQAKLRPLDDKALQEKLCYYPVCVSSKKRSEDETEEGLGGLPRNISSVSSLLLFNTTENLYKKYVFLDPLAGAVTKTHTTLETEKEEKPFDAPLSITKREQLERQTAESYFYVPDLGQVPEIDVPSYLPDLPGIADDLSYSQDLGPGIAPSGPTHTFPELPTFTGEDMSGSQFQVAVPPPPPPPPPEPTHTPAPPPGLPPPPPPPPPPPPPPPADSPADPNRTRSTAPVAGAPSEVVESNSRASLLESIRNAGGIGKAKLRNIKERKMEKKKQKEQEQVVAAASGGDFMSDLFNKLAMRRKGISGKGPGGGDSGEGPAGSGSAFARMSDVIPPLPAPHQPTAEDEDDWEA, from the exons ATGAGAAGCTCTCTGGT gatgagTGTGAAGCAGTGTCTCGAGGGTCAGGTGTACTCGGTGCCTCTGATCCAGTCAGACCTGAGGAGGGAGGAGGCTGTTCACCAGATAGCAGATGCCCTGCTCTACCTAGAGACCATCTCTACTGACATCtttaccag ggtatcTGAGAGTGTAGAGCGGAATCGCTGTCAGCTGCAGAGTGTGACAGATCGGATCAGGCTGGCCCAGGCCCGCGTCGACAAGATCAAAGGCAGCAAGAAGGCCACCAAG GTGTTCTCCAGTGCTAAGTATCCAGCTCCAGATCGTCTCCAGGATTACTCCTCCATCTTCAGTGGAGCCACAGACCCCGCCTCCCAAACACGCCCCCGATACCACATACAGGCCAAACTACGACCCCTTGATGACAAGGCCctgcag GAGAAGTTGTGTTATTACCCGGTGTGTGTGAGCAGTAAGAAGCGTTCGGAGGATGAGACCGAGGAGGGCCTGGGCGGTCTGCCTCGAAACATCTCCTCTGTCAGCTCCCTGCTGCTGTTTAATACTACAGAGAACct gtataAGAAGTATGTGTTCCTGGACCCCCTGGCGGGGGCGGTGACTAaaacacacaccaccctggagacagagaaggaagagaaaccATTTGACGCTCCGCTATCCATAACCAAGAGAGAACAGCtggagagacag ACAGCAGAGAGTTACTTCTATGTTCCAGACCTGGGTCAGGTCCCAGAGATAGATGTCCCCTCCTACCTACCAGACTTGCCAGGCATCGCTGACGACTTGTCCTACAGTCAAGACCTGGGGCCAGGCATCGCACCCTCTGGACCAACACACACCTTCCCTGAACTACCGACCTTCACTGGGGAGGACATGTCTG GTTCTCAGTTCCAAGTTGCAGTCCCAcctcctccgcctcctccccCACCAGAGcccacacacacccccgcccctccccctggtctcccccctcccccacctcctcccccacctcctcccccacctccaccTGCAGACAGCCCTGCCGACCCCAACCGCACTCGGAGcacag CTCCTGTAGCGGGGGCTCCCAGTGAGGTGGTTGAATCAAACAGCCGGGCCAGTCTACTAGAGTCCATCCGCAACGCTGGAGGCATCGGCAAGGCCAAACTACGCAACATCAAAGAACGCAAGATGGAAAAGAAGAAACAGAAGGAACAGGAACAAG tggtaGCAGCAGCCAGTGGAGGAGACTTCATGTCAGATCTTTTCAATAAGTTGGCCATGCGAAGGAAAG GTATCTCTGGTAAGGGTCCTGGAGGCGGGGACTCTGGGGAGGGCCCAGCTGGTTCTGGCAGCGCATTCGCTAGGATGTCCGATGTAATCCCGCCTCTTCCTGCCCCCCATCAGCCAACCGCTGAAGATGAGGACGACTGGGAGGCCTAA